The proteins below are encoded in one region of Campylobacter helveticus:
- a CDS encoding methyltransferase, with amino-acid sequence MKNLLGGGGCKIIQPNSSLAGLFEEKMNLIIANQSLYYLPKSVLAQNVAELYEMCEKGAIFFATMMSEKNYYFKHAGNEDSQGLREVVLKGRLNETSYIHFVKDAQDLKALFAPFKCLYLGEYDPINFYEFEGSAHHFIFVGVKE; translated from the coding sequence ATGAAAAACTTGTTGGGGGGGGGGGGCTGTAAGATTATACAGCCAAATTCAAGCCTTGCGGGACTTTTTGAGGAAAAGATGAATTTAATTATCGCGAATCAAAGCCTTTATTATTTGCCTAAAAGCGTTTTGGCGCAAAATGTGGCGGAGCTTTATGAAATGTGTGAAAAAGGGGCTATCTTTTTTGCAACGATGATGAGTGAGAAAAATTATTATTTCAAACACGCAGGAAATGAAGACTCTCAGGGGCTTAGAGAGGTTGTTTTAAAAGGTAGGTTAAATGAAACAAGCTATATTCATTTTGTCAAAGACGCACAGGATTTAAAGGCTTTATTTGCCCCTTTTAAGTGCCTTTATCTTGGAGAATACGACCCGATAAATTTTTATGAATTTGAGGGGAGTGCGCATCATTTTATTTTTGTAGGGGTTAAAGAGTGA